A genomic region of Streptomyces rimosus contains the following coding sequences:
- a CDS encoding CapA family protein produces MSLHRPYGAALFLIAMAAGCAAPQGAGRPAARTPGSPGPAAPQHSGHRASAGFTLAASGDVIASYPSVLDTARRDAGGDGYDYRPLLDGVKPVIEGADLAICHLETPFGPDGGPFTGYPAFKAPPQVADALRATGYDSCSTASNRTLDDGADGVRRTLDTLDRAGIKHAGSARDAAEATRPALLKAPGGARVAQLSYTYGTNGVPLPQGKPWSVNVIDADKIIADARAARRAGADVVVVSPHWGTEYQTEPDAQQLKVAKALTGSHTGGRPDIDLVIGTHAHTPQPYEKLAGTWVVYGMGDQIAGIMEKPRGNWGTIARFRFEPPAGEGQRWRVTKAEFIPQLSASGPPLRMLNLAVTGGHEDVRAGIREAVLSRGAAAAGLTEGS; encoded by the coding sequence ATGAGCCTGCACCGACCGTACGGCGCCGCCCTCTTCCTCATAGCGATGGCCGCGGGCTGCGCCGCCCCGCAGGGCGCCGGGCGGCCCGCCGCCCGGACGCCCGGGAGCCCCGGCCCCGCCGCACCCCAGCACTCCGGCCACCGCGCCTCCGCCGGCTTCACCCTCGCCGCCTCCGGGGACGTGATCGCCTCGTACCCCTCCGTACTGGACACGGCCCGCCGGGACGCCGGGGGCGACGGCTACGACTACCGGCCCCTCCTGGACGGCGTGAAACCCGTGATCGAGGGCGCCGACCTGGCGATCTGCCACCTGGAGACGCCCTTCGGGCCGGACGGCGGACCGTTCACCGGCTACCCCGCCTTCAAGGCGCCGCCCCAGGTGGCCGACGCGCTCCGGGCCACCGGCTACGACTCCTGCTCCACGGCCTCCAACCGCACCCTGGACGACGGCGCCGACGGCGTCCGGCGCACCCTCGACACACTGGACCGGGCCGGGATCAAGCACGCGGGCTCCGCCCGGGACGCCGCCGAGGCCACCCGGCCCGCGCTGCTGAAGGCGCCCGGCGGGGCGCGCGTGGCGCAGCTGTCGTACACGTACGGCACCAACGGGGTCCCGCTCCCGCAGGGCAAGCCCTGGTCGGTCAACGTCATCGACGCCGACAAGATCATCGCGGACGCGCGGGCCGCCCGCCGGGCCGGCGCCGACGTCGTCGTGGTCAGCCCGCACTGGGGCACCGAGTACCAGACCGAGCCGGACGCGCAGCAGCTGAAGGTGGCCAAGGCGCTCACCGGGTCGCACACCGGCGGCCGCCCGGACATCGACCTCGTCATCGGCACCCACGCGCACACCCCGCAGCCGTACGAGAAGCTGGCCGGAACCTGGGTCGTCTACGGCATGGGCGACCAGATCGCCGGGATCATGGAGAAGCCGCGCGGCAACTGGGGCACCATCGCCCGCTTCCGCTTCGAGCCGCCCGCGGGGGAGGGGCAGCGCTGGCGGGTCACCAAGGCCGAGTTCATCCCTCAGCTCTCCGCGAGCGGGCCGCCGCTGCGCATGCTCAACCTCGCCGTCACCGGAGGCCACGAGGACGTCCGCGCGGGCATCCGCGAGGCGGTGCTCAGCCGGGGCGCGGCGGCCGCCGGACTGACGGAGGGCAGCTGA
- a CDS encoding aminoglycoside phosphotransferase family protein, with translation MARPAPPNDDLFPPGLPVYAAMGRTASGRAWLDGLPATVQALQEEWDLRLGAPLHGGSCSWVAPVELPDGGEAVLKVTWPHREAAGEAVALRAWDGDGAVRLLRHDRERYALLVERCTPGEQLDDSPLPPAERLLLAAGLLRGLWSAPAPPDGDLEQVADVCAEWADMVEERMARLRPGYDPGLVRLGARLLRELPATATREVVVHGDFNPGNVLSARRRPWLAIDPKPMIGDPGYDPWPLLEQIDAPFEHPDPRPVLRDRFALVADALDEDPARLSAWAAARTIENALWCADHGDVPGGTEEMEVAGVLASLAGV, from the coding sequence ATGGCCCGACCAGCCCCGCCGAACGACGACCTCTTCCCGCCCGGCCTCCCCGTGTACGCCGCCATGGGACGCACCGCCTCCGGACGCGCATGGCTGGACGGACTGCCCGCCACCGTCCAGGCCCTCCAGGAGGAGTGGGATCTGCGGCTCGGCGCGCCTCTGCACGGCGGCAGCTGCTCGTGGGTGGCTCCCGTGGAGCTGCCGGACGGCGGCGAGGCGGTGCTCAAGGTGACCTGGCCGCACCGCGAGGCCGCCGGAGAGGCCGTGGCCCTGCGCGCGTGGGACGGCGACGGCGCCGTACGGCTGCTACGGCACGACCGGGAGCGGTACGCCCTGCTGGTCGAGCGCTGCACGCCGGGCGAGCAGCTGGACGACAGCCCGCTCCCGCCCGCCGAACGACTGCTGCTGGCCGCCGGTCTGCTGCGCGGCCTGTGGTCCGCGCCCGCGCCGCCCGACGGCGACCTGGAGCAGGTCGCCGACGTATGCGCCGAATGGGCCGACATGGTCGAGGAACGCATGGCGCGGCTGCGCCCCGGCTACGACCCGGGTCTCGTCCGGCTCGGCGCCCGTCTGCTGCGCGAGCTCCCGGCCACCGCCACCCGCGAGGTCGTCGTGCACGGCGACTTCAACCCCGGCAACGTCCTGTCCGCCCGGCGCCGCCCATGGCTGGCCATCGACCCCAAACCCATGATCGGCGACCCGGGATACGACCCATGGCCCCTCCTGGAACAGATCGACGCCCCCTTCGAGCACCCCGACCCCCGCCCGGTCCTGCGCGACCGCTTCGCCCTGGTGGCCGACGCCCTCGACGAGGACCCGGCCCGCCTGTCGGCCTGGGCAGCGGCCCGCACCATCGAGAACGCCCTGTGGTGCGCCGACCACGGCGACGTGCCGGGCGGGACGGAGGAGATGGAAGTGGCGGGGGTGCTGGCGTCGTTGGCGGGGGTGTGA